Proteins found in one Amycolatopsis umgeniensis genomic segment:
- a CDS encoding bifunctional helix-turn-helix transcriptional regulator/GNAT family N-acetyltransferase has translation MNRIADRVATVRAFNRLYTGVIGVLDEGPADAEYSLSEARVLFELAQQDPTQVTDLRKRLDLDAGYASRLLARLEGRGLLTRERSDEDARRQVIRLTEGGRKAFAVLDERSVGRIGSLLGRFGDDDQERLLGAMGAITSLVGDRASDPTLVLRPPRPGDFGWVVHRHGALYSREYGWDERFEALVARVVADYVDQRGEPRQAGWIAELDGERVGSVFCMPAEDGTTAKLRMLLLEPAARGRGVGKRLVTECVEFARASGYAAMELWTVSLLDSARAIYEKAGFRLVSEETIPGFGYELTGQTWRLEF, from the coding sequence ATGAATCGCATCGCGGACCGGGTGGCGACCGTCCGGGCCTTCAACCGCTTGTACACCGGCGTGATCGGCGTGCTCGACGAAGGACCGGCCGACGCCGAGTACTCCCTGAGTGAAGCCAGGGTTCTCTTCGAACTCGCGCAACAGGATCCGACCCAGGTCACCGACCTGCGCAAACGTCTCGACCTGGACGCCGGGTACGCGAGCAGGCTGCTCGCCAGGCTCGAAGGTCGAGGCCTCCTCACCCGCGAACGCAGCGACGAGGACGCCCGCCGCCAGGTCATCAGGCTGACCGAGGGCGGCCGGAAGGCCTTCGCCGTCCTCGACGAACGATCGGTGGGCCGGATCGGCTCGCTGCTCGGCCGGTTCGGCGACGACGATCAGGAGCGGCTGCTCGGCGCGATGGGCGCGATCACGTCGCTGGTCGGCGATCGCGCGTCGGATCCGACGCTGGTCCTGCGCCCGCCCCGGCCGGGCGACTTCGGCTGGGTGGTCCACCGCCACGGCGCCCTCTACTCCCGCGAATACGGCTGGGACGAACGTTTCGAGGCTCTCGTCGCCCGCGTCGTCGCGGACTACGTCGATCAGCGCGGTGAGCCCCGCCAAGCGGGCTGGATCGCCGAACTCGACGGGGAGCGAGTCGGCAGCGTCTTCTGCATGCCCGCCGAAGACGGCACCACCGCGAAGCTGCGGATGCTGCTCCTCGAACCGGCCGCGCGGGGACGCGGGGTCGGGAAACGCCTGGTCACCGAATGCGTCGAGTTCGCGAGGGCGTCCGGCTACGCGGCGATGGAACTCTGGACGGTCTCGCTGCTGGACTCGGCGAGGGCGATCTACGAGAAGGCCGGCTTCCGGCTGGTGAGCGAAGAGACGATTCCGGGCTTCGGTTACGAGCTGACGGGGCAGACCTGGCGCCTGGAGTTCTGA
- a CDS encoding ABC transporter permease, translated as MSAVAKAFSDGGVITWRNLKNVQRNPDWLMAATLQPIMFVLLFAYVFGDAIGGEAGGLAYREFLIAGIFAQTVAFNSAFTVIGFANDLQKGIIDRFRSLPISRLAVIFGRTTSDLVISVVALIVMSLCGLLVGWRIRGSFLDAVLGYLVMLMFAWALSWVGAWIGLVARSVEVAQSAGLMWMFPLSFISTAFVPADKLPGVLKAIADWNPFTAVINSARDLFGNRFGAPPTGWPAENASLYAILCCIAIIAIFAPLATAQYKKVASR; from the coding sequence GTGAGCGCGGTCGCGAAGGCCTTTTCCGATGGTGGCGTGATCACCTGGCGGAACCTGAAGAACGTCCAGCGGAACCCGGACTGGCTGATGGCGGCGACGCTGCAGCCGATCATGTTCGTGCTGCTGTTCGCGTACGTCTTCGGCGACGCGATCGGCGGGGAAGCGGGCGGGCTCGCGTACCGCGAATTCCTGATCGCCGGCATCTTCGCGCAGACGGTCGCGTTCAACTCGGCGTTCACCGTGATCGGGTTCGCGAACGACCTGCAGAAGGGCATCATCGACAGGTTCCGGTCGCTGCCGATCTCCCGCCTCGCGGTGATCTTCGGCCGGACGACGTCGGATCTGGTGATCAGTGTGGTCGCGCTGATCGTCATGTCGCTGTGCGGGCTGCTGGTCGGCTGGCGGATCCGCGGCAGCTTCCTCGACGCGGTGCTGGGTTACCTCGTGATGCTGATGTTCGCCTGGGCGCTGTCCTGGGTCGGCGCGTGGATCGGGCTCGTCGCGCGCAGCGTCGAGGTCGCCCAGAGCGCCGGGCTGATGTGGATGTTCCCGCTGAGCTTCATCTCGACGGCGTTCGTCCCGGCGGACAAACTGCCCGGCGTGCTGAAGGCGATCGCCGACTGGAACCCGTTCACCGCGGTGATCAACTCCGCCCGTGACCTGTTCGGGAACCGCTTCGGCGCACCCCCGACGGGCTGGCCCGCCGAGAACGCGTCGCTGTACGCGATCCTGTGCTGCATCGCCATCATCGCGATCTTCGCGCCGCTGGCGACGGCCCAGTACAAGAAGGTCGCGAGCCGCTGA
- a CDS encoding MerR family transcriptional regulator, with translation MPNEKEWSIQDIARSAGTTSRTLRHYGDIGLLEPSRVGSNGYRYYDQDALVRLQRILLLRELGLSLPAIGEVLEGEQDTKAALRTHLKWLEQERRRLGRQIESVRTTLKKTERGEQLMAAEVFDGFDHTKYEKEVTERWGADAYKQGDRWWKSLSAEDKKAHQQEQKDIAAAFGEARFQGLPADGDVAQAITRRLYEWLRPAVRAVSKGYFAGLGQLYVDDPRYGQYDEKYGSGTAEYIRDAMRTYAERNLSE, from the coding sequence ATGCCGAACGAGAAGGAGTGGTCGATCCAGGACATCGCCCGCTCGGCCGGGACCACGAGCCGCACGCTGCGCCACTACGGCGACATCGGGCTGCTCGAACCGAGCCGGGTGGGGAGCAACGGATACCGCTACTACGACCAGGACGCGCTGGTGCGGCTGCAACGGATCCTGTTGCTTCGCGAACTCGGGCTGAGCCTGCCCGCGATCGGCGAAGTACTCGAAGGGGAACAGGACACGAAAGCGGCGCTACGCACGCACCTGAAGTGGCTGGAGCAGGAGCGCCGGCGGCTCGGACGGCAGATCGAATCGGTCAGGACGACCTTGAAGAAGACAGAGAGAGGTGAACAACTGATGGCAGCGGAAGTGTTCGACGGCTTCGACCACACGAAGTACGAGAAGGAGGTCACCGAACGCTGGGGCGCCGACGCCTACAAGCAGGGCGACCGGTGGTGGAAGTCGCTGAGCGCCGAGGACAAGAAGGCGCACCAGCAGGAACAGAAGGACATCGCGGCCGCGTTCGGCGAGGCCCGCTTCCAGGGTCTGCCTGCCGACGGCGACGTGGCCCAGGCGATCACGCGGCGGCTCTACGAATGGCTCCGGCCGGCCGTGCGAGCGGTCTCGAAGGGCTACTTCGCCGGTCTCGGACAGCTGTACGTCGACGACCCGCGCTACGGGCAGTACGACGAGAAGTACGGCTCGGGCACCGCGGAATACATCCGTGACGCGATGAGGACCTACGCCGAACGCAACCTGAGCGAGTAA
- a CDS encoding YciI family protein, translating to MPKFVGLMTFPRDTSSAEPAGDGIERYFAWQDELRASGKLIAAAGLDPESRVVRAGAITDGPFTEASEIVAGYLVVEAADLDEAAKLFETHPIAVDGVGMFVVSEIALDLDTPREEHLRRFGLS from the coding sequence ATGCCGAAGTTCGTCGGTCTGATGACCTTCCCGCGGGACACCTCGTCGGCAGAGCCCGCCGGTGATGGCATCGAGCGGTATTTCGCCTGGCAAGACGAACTGCGGGCGTCCGGCAAGCTGATCGCCGCCGCCGGGCTGGATCCGGAGTCGCGGGTGGTGCGCGCCGGGGCGATCACCGACGGCCCGTTCACCGAGGCCAGTGAGATCGTCGCCGGGTATCTCGTGGTCGAAGCCGCTGATCTCGACGAAGCGGCGAAGCTGTTCGAGACGCATCCGATCGCGGTGGACGGCGTCGGGATGTTCGTCGTCAGCGAGATCGCGCTCGATCTCGACACCCCGCGCGAAGAGCACCTGCGCCGCTTCGGGCTGTCGTGA
- a CDS encoding DoxX family membrane protein, which translates to MILRRVARPLLAAIFISGGIGALRDTQGHAKAAEPFLTESFDKLEGVVPESVPRDPATLVRIDAAVKVGAGLALAAGKAPRLASLLLLGSLVPTTLAAHRFWEVKEPAERQQQQIQFIKNAGLAGGLLLAAADTAGKPSLGWRAKRAASKTEKRAEKLAKKAEKAITK; encoded by the coding sequence GTGATTCTCCGTCGCGTCGCACGTCCGCTCCTCGCCGCGATCTTCATTTCCGGCGGGATCGGCGCGCTGAGGGACACCCAGGGGCACGCGAAGGCCGCGGAGCCGTTCCTCACCGAGTCTTTCGACAAGCTGGAGGGCGTGGTGCCGGAGTCGGTGCCGCGCGACCCCGCCACCCTCGTCCGGATCGACGCCGCGGTGAAGGTCGGTGCCGGGCTCGCGCTCGCCGCGGGCAAGGCGCCGCGGCTGGCCTCACTGCTGCTGCTCGGCAGCCTCGTCCCGACGACGCTGGCCGCGCATCGGTTCTGGGAGGTCAAGGAACCGGCCGAGCGTCAGCAGCAGCAGATCCAGTTCATCAAGAACGCCGGCCTCGCCGGTGGCCTGCTGCTCGCCGCCGCCGACACCGCCGGCAAGCCCTCGCTCGGCTGGCGCGCCAAGCGGGCCGCCTCCAAGACGGAGAAGCGCGCCGAGAAGCTGGCGAAGAAGGCTGAAAAGGCCATCACGAAGTGA
- a CDS encoding YciI family protein: MRFLMMHRLDESAPEAWNPSKEFIEQMGAFVEDSFKKGILITAEGVHPSERGAKVRKVRGGKITATDGPFTETKEVIGGFALINAKDLAEAVAFAETYAALFDEIEVEVRTVVEMEDIEAFTS; the protein is encoded by the coding sequence ATGCGGTTTCTGATGATGCACCGGCTGGACGAGAGCGCCCCGGAAGCGTGGAACCCGAGCAAGGAGTTCATCGAGCAGATGGGCGCCTTCGTCGAGGACTCGTTCAAGAAGGGCATCCTGATCACGGCCGAGGGCGTGCATCCGTCCGAGCGGGGCGCGAAGGTCCGGAAGGTGCGTGGCGGCAAGATCACCGCGACCGACGGCCCGTTCACCGAGACCAAGGAGGTCATCGGCGGGTTCGCGCTCATCAACGCGAAGGACCTGGCGGAGGCCGTCGCTTTCGCGGAGACCTACGCGGCCCTGTTCGACGAGATCGAGGTCGAGGTCCGCACGGTCGTCGAGATGGAGGACATCGAGGCCTTCACCTCATGA
- a CDS encoding ATP-binding cassette domain-containing protein has product MFAVQAKALVKTYGSTKALDGVDLEIPTGKVLGLLGPNGAGKTTTVRILTTLLRPDSGEAEVAGHDVLAQPDAVRRSIGLSGQYAAVDENLTGFENLYMVGRLYGSKKAAAKSRARELLARFRLEDAADRPAKTYSGGMRRRLDLAGALVAEPTVVILDEPTTGLDPRGRIETWEVIKELVADGTTVLLTTQYLEEADQLADSIVVIDKGKVIARGTADELKQEIGGERLELVVASADDLAATTQVLGEVGSGTPSVDEHTRKVDVLVEGGPKALIEALRRLDAQGVAVQDVALHRPTLDDVFLSLTGHATDEGDKK; this is encoded by the coding sequence ATGTTCGCAGTTCAGGCGAAAGCGCTGGTCAAAACCTACGGGTCCACCAAGGCGCTCGACGGGGTCGATCTGGAGATCCCGACGGGCAAGGTGCTGGGCCTGCTGGGGCCGAACGGCGCCGGCAAGACGACGACGGTCCGCATCCTGACCACCCTGCTCCGCCCGGATTCGGGCGAGGCGGAGGTGGCCGGGCACGACGTGCTGGCCCAGCCCGACGCCGTCCGGCGGTCGATCGGGTTGTCCGGGCAGTACGCGGCCGTGGACGAGAACCTCACCGGGTTCGAGAACCTGTACATGGTCGGCAGGCTGTACGGCAGCAAGAAGGCCGCCGCGAAGTCCAGGGCGCGCGAGCTGCTCGCGCGGTTCCGGCTGGAGGACGCGGCGGACCGCCCCGCCAAGACGTACTCCGGCGGCATGCGGCGGCGGCTCGACCTCGCGGGGGCGCTGGTCGCCGAGCCGACCGTGGTGATCCTCGACGAGCCGACCACCGGGCTCGACCCGCGCGGCCGGATCGAGACGTGGGAGGTCATCAAGGAACTCGTCGCCGACGGCACCACGGTGCTCCTGACCACGCAGTACCTGGAGGAGGCCGATCAGCTCGCCGACTCGATCGTGGTGATCGACAAGGGGAAGGTCATCGCGCGCGGCACCGCCGACGAGCTCAAGCAGGAGATCGGCGGCGAGCGGCTGGAGCTGGTCGTGGCGTCCGCGGACGACCTCGCGGCGACCACCCAGGTCCTCGGCGAGGTCGGCTCGGGCACGCCGTCGGTCGACGAGCACACCCGCAAGGTCGACGTCCTCGTCGAGGGCGGGCCGAAGGCGCTGATCGAGGCACTGCGGCGGCTGGACGCGCAGGGCGTCGCCGTCCAGGACGTCGCGCTGCACCGGCCGACGCTCGACGATGTCTTCCTTTCGCTGACAGGGCACGCCACGGACGAGGGGGACAAGAAGTGA
- a CDS encoding AAA family ATPase, which translates to MDPIRNPFAPGAGQRPPELAGRMRELQAFEVVLERVARGRPERSLMLTGLRGVGKTVLLGELRSKAIKHGWGAGKIEARPDTELRRPLSAALHRAIRDLAVRHRAPDRVEQVLGVLKAFALRANKPDAKLRDRWQPGIDVPAAQGRADSGDIEIDLVELFTEVAELAADVGTGVALLIDEIQDLLPEDVSALCAACHELSQSGAPLVVVGAGLPHVPAVLSASKSYSERLFRYARIDRLEREDADLAVMAPIEREDAGIEPEALDALYDASGGYPYFIQAYGKAAWDAAPADPITVKDVQVAAPEAESELAVGFFGSRYERATPAEREYLLAMAELTQGRDEPAGTADVAVYLGRKPSSLSPARDSLMKKGLVYSAERGHIAFTVPHFGHYLLGRD; encoded by the coding sequence GTGGATCCCATCCGCAACCCCTTCGCCCCGGGCGCCGGTCAACGGCCGCCCGAGCTGGCAGGTCGCATGCGCGAGCTCCAGGCCTTCGAGGTCGTGCTCGAACGGGTCGCGCGCGGGAGACCCGAGCGCAGCTTGATGCTGACAGGCCTGCGCGGCGTGGGAAAGACCGTGCTGCTGGGCGAGCTGCGCTCGAAGGCGATCAAGCACGGCTGGGGCGCGGGCAAGATCGAAGCCCGCCCCGACACCGAACTCCGGCGGCCGCTCTCGGCCGCGTTGCACCGCGCGATCCGTGACCTCGCCGTCCGCCATCGCGCACCGGACCGGGTCGAGCAGGTGCTCGGCGTGCTCAAGGCGTTCGCCCTGCGCGCCAACAAACCGGACGCGAAGCTCCGCGACCGCTGGCAACCGGGCATCGATGTGCCCGCCGCACAGGGCCGCGCCGATTCCGGCGACATCGAGATCGACCTGGTCGAGCTGTTCACCGAGGTCGCGGAACTGGCCGCGGACGTCGGCACCGGGGTCGCGCTGCTGATCGACGAGATCCAGGATCTGCTGCCCGAGGACGTTTCCGCGCTCTGCGCCGCCTGCCACGAACTCTCGCAGTCCGGGGCTCCGCTGGTCGTGGTCGGCGCGGGACTGCCGCACGTGCCCGCCGTCCTCTCGGCGTCGAAGTCGTACTCGGAACGCCTCTTCCGCTACGCGCGCATCGACAGGCTCGAGCGCGAAGACGCCGACCTCGCGGTGATGGCGCCCATCGAACGTGAAGACGCGGGCATCGAACCGGAGGCCTTGGACGCGCTGTACGACGCGTCCGGCGGCTACCCGTACTTCATCCAGGCGTACGGCAAAGCCGCCTGGGACGCCGCGCCCGCCGATCCGATCACCGTGAAAGACGTCCAGGTCGCCGCCCCGGAGGCCGAATCGGAACTGGCGGTCGGCTTCTTCGGCTCTCGCTACGAGCGCGCGACGCCTGCCGAGCGCGAGTACCTGCTCGCGATGGCCGAGCTGACGCAGGGCCGCGACGAACCCGCCGGCACCGCCGACGTGGCCGTCTACCTGGGGCGGAAGCCGTCTTCGCTGTCACCGGCGCGGGACAGTCTGATGAAGAAGGGCCTGGTGTACTCCGCCGAGCGGGGGCACATCGCCTTCACCGTCCCGCATTTCGGCCACTACCTGCTCGGCCGGGACTAG
- a CDS encoding FAD-dependent oxidoreductase gives MTRVYWRDALPDRVPTVEPPPASADVAVIGAGFAGLSIALDLLEQRPGSRVVVLEARHAGFGASGRNAGGVLPLGVLPWLLPGSAGVHDPREMQRLLHDRINAKMRMLRDSHPAGEITRTRMRLIGGSAFLAAGLDVVADAVTASGIEAEQDATGFSLESWTIQPAALAGSLAAELSAAGGKLVENTPVDSVEPADDGVTVRLRSGGVLRAGRAVICSGAYTGGLSLPDPPPGRVIHTYMRAGEPEAAEDDLFHTAPGLGMAYWRRHDGRLLFGGLDLGGLTPGARADALPKAHQKVDRLLARRLPAEAAAPATHRWGGPLHVTPAEVPHLARSTVTDRIVHAVGFAGSGVALTLTAGPLVRDLVLGPEAADPEGVALREAMASTIIPWRGVLGVRSRGPSKLARRLLQQGFRGRGAGTSEWPGVTKK, from the coding sequence GTGACCAGGGTCTACTGGCGTGACGCACTGCCGGACCGAGTCCCCACCGTCGAGCCGCCGCCGGCTTCGGCCGATGTCGCGGTGATCGGCGCCGGGTTCGCCGGTCTGTCGATCGCCCTCGATCTGCTGGAACAGCGTCCCGGCAGCCGAGTGGTCGTCCTCGAAGCCCGGCACGCCGGATTCGGCGCGAGCGGGCGGAACGCGGGCGGTGTGCTGCCGCTGGGCGTTCTGCCTTGGCTGCTGCCGGGCAGCGCGGGCGTGCACGACCCTCGCGAGATGCAGCGACTCCTGCACGACCGGATCAACGCCAAGATGCGGATGCTGCGCGACTCGCATCCCGCGGGCGAGATCACGCGGACACGGATGCGCCTGATCGGCGGCTCCGCGTTCCTCGCCGCCGGGCTCGACGTGGTGGCGGACGCCGTGACCGCGTCCGGGATCGAAGCCGAACAGGACGCCACGGGATTCTCACTCGAGTCGTGGACCATCCAGCCCGCCGCGCTCGCCGGATCACTGGCCGCCGAACTGAGCGCCGCCGGGGGAAAGCTGGTCGAGAACACCCCTGTCGACTCGGTCGAACCGGCGGACGACGGCGTCACCGTCCGGCTGCGGAGCGGGGGAGTCCTGCGAGCGGGCCGCGCGGTGATCTGTTCGGGCGCGTACACCGGCGGCTTGTCACTGCCGGATCCGCCGCCGGGCCGGGTGATCCACACGTACATGCGAGCCGGGGAGCCGGAGGCCGCCGAGGACGACCTGTTCCACACAGCTCCCGGACTGGGTATGGCCTACTGGCGGCGACACGACGGGCGGCTGCTGTTCGGCGGCCTCGACCTCGGCGGGCTGACCCCCGGCGCCAGGGCCGACGCGCTGCCGAAGGCACATCAGAAGGTCGACAGGCTGCTCGCGCGCCGGCTTCCCGCCGAGGCCGCGGCACCGGCGACCCACCGCTGGGGCGGGCCGCTGCACGTCACTCCGGCGGAGGTCCCCCATCTGGCGCGGTCCACCGTCACCGATCGGATTGTCCATGCCGTCGGATTCGCCGGAAGCGGAGTGGCGCTGACGCTGACCGCGGGCCCTCTCGTACGCGACCTCGTCCTCGGCCCCGAGGCGGCCGACCCGGAGGGTGTCGCGCTGCGAGAAGCGATGGCGTCGACGATCATCCCGTGGCGCGGCGTCCTCGGCGTGCGCAGCCGGGGGCCGTCGAAGCTCGCGCGCCGCCTGCTCCAACAGGGTTTCCGCGGCCGTGGCGCGGGGACGTCAGAGTGGCCTGGCGTTACCAAGAAGTGA
- a CDS encoding DUF6596 domain-containing protein, which produces MSRPAGVVEHLFRHSAGRIVATLARALGPERLDLAEEAVADALEQALRTWPQGGVPDNPQGWLFRAARNRAMDVVRRERALRALLPRLAELDGHETDRRTDDELVLMLLCCHPALPTVSQVALTLKTVGGLGVNEIAAALLTKPATVAQRLVRAKKWLRESGKPLTLPGPDALESRVDSVLSVLYLLFNEGYDATTGEVAVRGDLCGEAIRLGRLLLAEPKTDLPRVRALVALMLLQASRLPARVDRDGDLLLLEEQDRGRWDHTMIAEGTRLFERACAGPEMSAYHVEAAIALCHGTVSPPDWRRIVGLYDDLLALRPSPVARLNRAIALSMVDGAVAGIAELEAVEAELPEYTLLPAVLGALWLRAGDPARAAAHYRRALALPCSEPRRRFLTRRLTACNPTP; this is translated from the coding sequence GTGAGCCGCCCGGCCGGCGTGGTGGAACATCTGTTCCGGCACAGTGCCGGGCGGATCGTCGCCACGCTGGCCAGGGCGCTCGGCCCCGAACGGCTGGACCTCGCCGAGGAGGCCGTCGCGGACGCTCTCGAGCAGGCGTTGCGCACTTGGCCGCAGGGCGGGGTTCCGGACAATCCGCAGGGCTGGCTGTTCCGGGCCGCGCGGAACCGGGCGATGGACGTCGTCCGGCGGGAACGGGCTTTGCGGGCGCTGCTGCCCCGGCTCGCCGAGCTCGACGGTCACGAAACCGACCGGCGCACGGACGACGAACTCGTGCTGATGCTGCTGTGCTGCCATCCCGCGCTGCCGACGGTTTCACAGGTGGCGCTGACGCTGAAGACCGTCGGCGGGCTCGGGGTGAACGAGATCGCGGCGGCGTTGCTGACGAAACCCGCGACGGTCGCGCAGCGGCTGGTGCGCGCGAAGAAGTGGCTGCGGGAATCCGGCAAACCGCTCACCCTGCCGGGGCCGGACGCGCTGGAGTCCAGAGTGGACAGTGTGCTGTCCGTGCTCTACCTGCTGTTCAACGAGGGCTACGACGCGACGACCGGCGAAGTCGCGGTGCGCGGCGACCTGTGCGGCGAGGCGATCCGGCTCGGGCGGCTGCTGCTGGCCGAGCCGAAGACGGACCTGCCGCGGGTGCGGGCGCTGGTCGCGCTGATGCTGCTGCAGGCGAGCAGGCTGCCCGCGCGGGTCGACCGGGACGGTGATCTGCTGCTGCTCGAGGAGCAGGATCGCGGCCGCTGGGACCACACGATGATCGCCGAGGGCACGCGGCTGTTCGAGCGGGCGTGCGCCGGGCCGGAGATGTCGGCGTATCACGTCGAAGCGGCGATCGCGCTGTGTCACGGCACGGTTTCGCCGCCGGACTGGCGCCGGATCGTCGGGCTGTACGACGACCTGCTGGCGCTGCGACCTTCGCCGGTGGCCCGGCTGAACCGGGCGATCGCACTGTCCATGGTGGACGGTGCCGTCGCCGGGATCGCGGAACTCGAAGCCGTCGAGGCCGAACTGCCGGAGTACACGCTGCTGCCCGCCGTCCTCGGCGCGCTCTGGCTACGCGCCGGAGACCCGGCCCGCGCCGCCGCCCATTACCGGCGGGCGCTCGCGCTACCTTGCTCGGAACCGCGACGCCGCTTCCTCACCCGACGCCTGACCGCCTGCAACCCAACCCCCTGA
- a CDS encoding YciI family protein produces MPHYIGFIRATQDSHDHLSPGEAQRVLENYMAWADERTKEGRFVGGGGLSRSGRVLRGSGGEVGATDGPHTEATEIVGGYQVIEAEDLDQAEKIFATHPHLEFGPIEVRKVGERGCED; encoded by the coding sequence ATGCCCCACTACATCGGTTTCATCCGCGCCACGCAGGACTCGCACGATCACCTCAGTCCCGGCGAAGCACAACGCGTGCTCGAGAACTACATGGCCTGGGCGGACGAACGCACGAAGGAAGGCCGCTTCGTCGGCGGCGGCGGGTTGTCGAGGAGCGGCCGGGTGCTGCGCGGTTCCGGTGGTGAGGTCGGCGCGACCGACGGGCCGCACACCGAGGCCACCGAGATCGTCGGCGGCTACCAGGTGATCGAGGCCGAGGACCTCGACCAGGCGGAGAAGATCTTCGCGACGCATCCGCATCTGGAATTCGGGCCGATCGAGGTGCGCAAGGTCGGCGAACGCGGTTGCGAGGACTGA
- a CDS encoding glycerophosphodiester phosphodiesterase family protein — translation MKTFALVIAAALTLTTAGVADAHPRRAFDVQAHRGGLGLTVESTLASFGKAMELGVTTLELDIQITKDGREVITHDRKTTPAKCRDTAPATPGDPAYPYVGKYVKDLTFAQVRTLDCGSIRQPAHPGQTLSPGAKMPTLAELFQLAREHRAWGIEFNIETKVEAAAPQETAPREQFVRRVVREILRGGFAHNVTVQSFDWGALMRLREVAPWIPTVALTQPEFLQVGQPGKSPWLGGLDIDDFGGSPVRAVKSFGASALSPVHGNPQGGKVGDPDYRPFTTKALVSEAHRAGIKVVPWTIDDPATMHKLIDDGVDGIITDYPDRLRQVAADRGFKLPRAYPAR, via the coding sequence ATGAAGACCTTCGCGCTGGTCATCGCCGCCGCGCTGACCTTGACCACGGCCGGCGTCGCCGACGCGCATCCGCGCCGCGCCTTCGACGTCCAGGCCCACCGCGGCGGGCTCGGCCTCACCGTCGAGAGCACGCTCGCGTCGTTCGGCAAGGCGATGGAGCTCGGGGTGACCACGCTCGAACTCGACATCCAGATCACCAAGGACGGTCGCGAGGTGATCACCCACGACCGCAAGACGACACCCGCGAAGTGCCGTGACACCGCGCCCGCGACGCCCGGCGACCCCGCGTACCCGTACGTCGGCAAGTACGTGAAGGACCTGACGTTCGCCCAGGTCCGCACGCTGGACTGCGGTTCGATCCGCCAGCCCGCGCATCCCGGCCAGACGCTCTCCCCCGGCGCCAAGATGCCGACGCTCGCCGAGCTGTTCCAGCTGGCGCGCGAGCACCGCGCGTGGGGCATCGAGTTCAACATCGAGACCAAGGTCGAGGCGGCCGCTCCGCAGGAGACCGCGCCGCGTGAGCAGTTCGTCCGGCGTGTGGTGCGCGAGATCCTGCGCGGCGGGTTCGCGCACAACGTCACCGTCCAGAGCTTCGACTGGGGCGCGCTGATGCGGCTGCGCGAGGTCGCGCCGTGGATCCCGACGGTCGCGCTGACGCAGCCCGAATTCCTGCAGGTCGGCCAGCCGGGCAAGTCGCCGTGGCTCGGCGGGCTCGACATCGACGACTTCGGTGGCAGCCCCGTCCGCGCGGTGAAGTCTTTCGGCGCGAGCGCGCTCTCGCCGGTGCACGGCAACCCGCAGGGTGGCAAGGTCGGCGACCCCGACTACCGCCCGTTCACGACGAAGGCGCTGGTCAGCGAGGCGCACCGCGCCGGGATCAAGGTCGTGCCCTGGACGATCGACGATCCGGCCACCATGCACAAGCTCATCGACGACGGTGTCGACGGCATCATCACCGACTACCCGGACAGGCTGCGGCAGGTCGCGGCCGACCGCGGCTTCAAGCTGCCGAGGGCGTATCCGGCTCGCTAG